GGACATGATAGCGGTTCCTCAGCCACAACCGCCCAGGCCGCGGTCGGTCGGGGTTGTCGCCTACGTTGATCAATAAACAGGACAGGTACATGGTTATTCCACCTCCTCGGCGGCAAGAAGCCGGCGCCTAATCTCCAGCGAGCGGTACTTGAGAATCTCGGTCCGTTTTTGAATGATTTTATCCCGCCAGCGGGGTTCCTCGGGATTGATGCGGTCCAGCCCCATTCCGAGGCCGTATTCGAGCATGGTAACGGCATCATGGCACAGGCCGCAAAGCGAACGCAGGTCTTCCAGGGTTTCGTTGCCTCCGGCTCTTCGGTACGTGACATGCTGAACGGTCATGCGCGGGCCGGGGGACTTGCAGAAGACGCACAACCCGGCGTCGGCTTGAATTCGTTCTTTGCGGCGCTTCTGGTATTCTGCATTTTGGTAGTTCGCACGCGGGCGCGGTGGATCGGGGAGAGGCTCCTGCATCCCCTCCCCGAGCAGCGGCGAAACGGTCCCGCGCAGGACCAATCGCGGCTCGTGGACCGGTGGTTCGAAGCATACCGGCACGTCATACCACACTTCCGCATTCTCGGGAGCGACATCATTTTCTGTGGCGGGCCGCCATTCCACAATTGTTTCCGTCCTCCCGTTGTTAGGTATCGAGTCGTCCTTGTACCGGGGGCGCCACGGGACGGCGCACAGCGCAGCGTTCAGGTCGCCATGGCTGGCGGGATTGGCCCACAAATCTCCCTTGCGGGGCGTTTCAAGAATTGGGACAGAAGGGGTGCAGGACTTGCGGCCAAGGTAAATCGGCCACTTCGGCGACGCCAGCGCATTGGAGATCTTCTGGATCAAGTCCGCATCACCTTGGAGCGCGACGAGAAAGCTCGCGTCGGCCAGGTACTCCCGACGCGTGATGAGCGTGCCCTGTGCTCCGGTCTTTTCACCGCCCCCGGCGGTGGTCATGCCGATTCCTGCTCCGACCGTGTGGTAATCCCACCACCGCGTGCCGCGCCGGTCGATGCGGACCCCCATTGCAAGCCTGTTCAGCTCCGGCAGGCGTTTGCGGGCCTCCTGACGCGTCAGACCTATAGCGCAGCAGATGAGACCCAGCACGCCGGACTTGGTCGGCGCCTCCATGGTTCGCCGGATGACAAATTTAGACGTGTCGCCCCAGGCCTGGAGGGGGCCTTCCAGGCGGAGGAAGAGAGTGTTCGCTTCGGTCATTTTTCTGCCTCCGCAAGGGTTTCGGTTGCCCCCACTTTTTCGATGATCTTTTGGACGAATGTATCGAACTCACCGAACTCGTTGCCATCGACCACGGACTTTTCTTGAACGTGTTCCTTGCTGCTCTTGTCGACCCAGGTCAGCCGATAGCGCAGATTCGGCGAGAACCAGAAACGTTCGGCCTCGATTCCATAGCCCGCAGCCAGATCGTGGGCGTACTGGCCAAGTCTGGCGATGCTTTCGCCGATCAAGCCGCGTTCAGGCTTTTCCGGCACCGGATCAGCGAAGGCATTGGCATAGCTGACGGGTGTTGGCGACTTGGTTTTCACTTCGACCAAAATTCCATCCGGCAGATTGAATGCCGCAAATGCGTGCTGTTTGCCGGAGGGGTTGGTCTTGGCGGCCGCTTTGAGGAAGCAGTTCACTGTCTTGCAGGCAAGGTCGGCATCGCCTGCCAGGTTCTCCTTCAACTGCTCAAAGTCGATGACGAAGTGTTTGTAGAAGCAGGCCGAGTTAAACATGGCTTCGTTGACGTGGGCCGCTCCGGCGTCCGGGCCGGGCACGTCATCGGCAGCAGTAAAGTAGTCCACCTCGTTCACGATCGCGTGAGTCGAAATCGCATGAGCGGCGGAGAGTGCCGCTTCGACGGTAAACCGACCTTTAAGTTTGTCAAACGGTCCCTTTGCATCGAACTCTGTCATACGGCCACAAAGTGCAATGTCGGGGGTCTTGACAAACCTGCTCATGATCTCGGCGAATTTGTTCCCGAGATCTTGGCCTCCTTGGCGAACGGCATCGCCCATTTCCTGGATGGCGGATCGAGGCAGAAAGAAGAGTATGTCGAAAGTGTTCTCATCCTTCTTTATACTGACCCCACCTTTTTCAAAGACTTGTCGAATGGTCTTGCAATGTTGCTCATACCGTTGCTCGTTTGTCCCCGCCGCCTCCCTTGCGATCAGATCGATCAGCCGCCGTGTACGGACGCCACCGTCTTCTTCCAGAGCGGCCGCGAACTCAGGGCTGCGTCGGATGCTGCGTTTGAGGCACTGGCTGGAGATGCGCGCCCGGCTAACACCGCCGAAGATGCAGGTCTTGGGTGCGCCAAGGTCGTCCCGGTTCAGGTTCGCCGGGCTGTGATTCTGGATTATGTGGATTTCGATCAGCATATCTATGCTCTCCTTTCTTTTGAATCAGTCGTGTTGAGATACGTTTCGGCCCAGATGTCGCGCACATCACGCCTGCGGCGATGCGCCTTGCCACGATCCCAAATGGAGAGATCGTCGAGGAGTTGTACCCAGTCGATGCCCTTCACATTCCGCGCATGCGGCACATGCCCGGCAACAGCCCGGGCGGCCTCTCCCATCGCCCAGCGCAAATGCGGCTCCAAAGACGACAGGGAGGAGCAAAGCAAAGCATCGAAGCGGTCACGGAATCGCCGGCGATCATCTTCGTCATGCGGTTCACAGCAGCCCAGGACTTCAGGCAAAGAAGGCCCCGCGCCTGAATCGGGCCGGATGTGCGGGACCCGGAACGAGCCGAAAAGTTTGGCCACGAGCCATGACGGCTCCCGCCGCGGCGTCGCCGGGTTTTTGGCACGCAGCGGCCACCAAAGGCCGCTGAAGAGGTCGAAGCCCTGGACAGTTTCGTCGAGAGGACGCCCGGCTAGGCTGCGCAGTTGAGAGTGTTCGCCTTCCTTCAAATCTGAAAGTTTCTTGATGTATTCAGCGGTCGGGTTCATTTTGTGTCTCCCTTCTTGCGGATTCGTTTTTTCTTGGCTGGAGCCGTTCCAGGCGAATCTGCGGTGGAAAGATGATCCATCTTTTCAACCAGCTCGTCGATCTTCTTGTTTAGCAAGGCTAAGGCGCGTTCTTTTGCTGCGCGGCGGTGCAATGGAGAGCCCGTGACTGTGGAGGCGACAATTTGTTCAACGAGCGGCTCGTAGATTTCCCGTAGAAACTTCTTATCCGCTTCGGAGTCGTTTTGCTCCGTTGGTAGGGTCTGTTCAAGTGCGGTCTGAATTTGGGCCTCAGTGTCGGGCGTCAACAGCACAACTGCGGCGTTGATTTCCTGATGATCATTCTTACTCGTCTTCTGGTTGAGCGTGGCGGATTTGACAAGAAAACGCAAGGTATCGGCACAGTGCTTGGTTAATTCAACCCGTTTCGCCACGGCCCCTTCGACCGGTTTAACCCGGATCATCTCGCAATGCTTCAGTAACGCCTGGACGGAGCCAAGGACGACCACGTCGTGTGGGACACTATTTATCGGATATGTGTCAGTTGGCTTGAACACTCCCTTCATCAGGTTACGCCAGAGCATTGCCGAATGTTCGACAGAATCATTATCATTAGGACTGGGGTAGGACACGGGTCCCTTGACGAGATGCGGATCGGCATCCCCAGGCTGCTTGGGGTCGATTTGCCTCCAACCAGGCTGAAAGCGAATCTCACGAATCAAACCACCTGTATTCGCGCCACAGTAGCTGCACGACATGCCGTCATTCTCAGTCGGCATGGTGAGAAGTACGCTACGTGACCGCCAAGTGAGAGCGATGAGGGGACCAATTTTATCGGGGCGATTGTTCGACAGCCAACTGAGTGTGTCATTCGGCGACGTTGTGAGACGCTTGAGTGATTCCCCAAGACACTGGAGTAAGGTGTTGCAAACAGGGAAAGCGTAGGCAGGCGTGTTTCCGTTGAGACTTGCGGGCATGCTCTTGCTACGACCCTTCGTACCAGCCGTGGCATAGCACGACCAGCGGATCAGGCCAATCGCACAACACGCCGGGCACAATCCGTCCACTTTGTCCCTGGTGTGACGGAAGTGATTCAGGGCCGAACCCGACGGCAGATCATGAATGAGTTCTGTGGCGGCGTTTGCTTTTTCTCCCTTGACAGTTAGGTCCTGCATGAACGGTTGTTTTTTGTCGAACAAGTCAAACGCAGTTTTGTGTTCCTTCAGCTTCGTCAGCCAGTCTTCCGATATGCCGGCGATTTTCAGAAGGGCGTCCTTCGCGTCCTCCTTGCACCACATGAGCACGGCCATCAAAAAACGCAACAATGCCACCCTGTCCATGGGATTGCTGGCGGCAATCTGCCGGATCTTGTGTGCATCCGTCAACGCTTGCCAGATTCCGACACGCTCCGTCTTCCCATTGACGTAAAGAACCGGTATCCATTTCTCTTCAAGCAGGTTGTATGTTCCCTGTGTCAACGGATGGTCCATATGGTTTTCCTCCTTGGCATGTTGCTGTAATTTTCATGCACCTGTAGGCTGCGTTTGGCATGAAGTGACCACACCGCTTGATGCCGAGATAGGGCAAACTCATCTACAGAGAGCTGCCGCTCTTCCATTACTCGATTCCAATTACGTTTGGCCCCTTGCAGCAACCTCTTTTTTTTGGGTGATCGGTGTATCATGTTCCGTCCTTCGGCGTTTACGTCCCGATAAAATAGGACAATGAGAACAATGATATATCAGTCTGAGGTCCATTGTCAAGTGGTTTGCCCGGTTCTTTTCGGTATTTGACCGAGTGTAGCCGAGACAAGGATTCCTGAGTCTAAGGGAGCCACCGAGCGGGGTAAGTCTGCCCGAGAGATATTCACCCACATAGAGCCATGCCGGAAGCCCTGTTCCGTGGACCTACGCCGAAGTCAGCATGCTCCTGTAGATTCTGGCGGTCAACACAAATCTGCCTTATCCCACTCTCATAATCGCCTCCATGGCCTTCTGCTGGTCCTGCTCGGCGTAGACTTCTGTAATAGCCGAGGACCGGTGCCCAAGAATAATCCGGGCCGTTTCCAGGCCGAACTCCTTCCGCAGAAACGTGGCGGCGTTGTGGCGCAGTTGGTGCGGGTGCCAGTGCTGCTCGGGCTTCCAGTTTGCAAATTCCTCATCCGACATCCCTTCCGGCCGAAACGCCTTCTTGATGGCCTTGGCGATGGAATGACCGTAGCCTGTGGTCGTATAGTGCTTGCCCGCTTGCCTTTTGGGCGACTTTTTGATGTTGGTGCCCACTGTGTTCCCTTGATGAAGGGGCGTCTTGCGGCCGGCAAACTTCTGCTGCCGCCATCCGGCCATGGCCTCTGCCGGGGAGAAGCAATATGCCTCTTTCGGCCGCAGCAGAAACGGCCTCAAGACTGCCTGGGCACGAGGCCCAAAGTAAATGGTCCTGCAAAAACCGCGATGGGCGGTCTTGTGATGAGCAGGGCGGTACAGCCAGATCTGGCCTGACATGTCAATATCGCATGGTCGCAGAATCACCAGTTCTCCGCTGCGGGCACCGGTCAAGAGCTGAAGCTGAATCAGCGCCCAGACCTGCCGGCTTACATACGGCTGGACCGCGTCGATATGTTCCTGAGGCACCGGACCAATCGGTGCAGTCTCCCTGGCCTCGCAGCGGCCCTTGGGCAGTCCCTTGACCGTTTGCAGGGCGTGATAAACGCCGGCCGGAATCAATTCCTTCTCGGCCGCCCAGCGGAACATCAGTTTGATCCGGCTGACCATCTTGTTGATGTTATTCCGGCAGAGTCCTTTTTGCACCATCTCGTGCCGGACCGCCAGCAGGGCACGGGGCCCAAACTCGACCGCCGGCGCAGCACCATACAGGAACTGAAGCGGCCGCAGGGCCTGCCGGAAGTTGTTGATTTCATAAGTGTGCGTCCCATCGGGCCGAACATAATAGCCCTCGGCATGCTTCCAGAACCGGGCGATAATCTCATTGATGGTGATGTCATTAGGCGATTGGTCGATCTGCTTTCCGGCCGCCAGCCATTCGGCAATGGCCTGGTGATAGCGCTGGTTTGCCTCGGCGGTTCCATAGGGGCCGAAGTATACGGCTCTTCCGCTCAGAACAGCATAGGCCTGGCCGGTGGCTTTGTGATGACGCAACTTGGGGATTGGGGTGGTTTTCTGGGCATTCACGGTATTCCCTTTCCAAAAAAGAGTAGTTCTACTGCTTTCCTGCAAAGAGTTACGACCGCAATGCCCGATGGCATGTAACCGTAAGTGTGGGTTTCAGCGTAACTTACGCCAACTCCCCGAGCAGGGGTCGAACCTGCGACCTAGCGGTTAACAGCCGCTCGCTCTACCGATTGAGCTATCGGGGAATCAGTATACTTCATAATATTGCTGTTTTCGGCGATTTTGTCAAGAAAATCGCTTTCAAAAATTAATTTTTCCCATCAAAACTCTTGCTGGACAAACCTTTTTTTGACGACTATACTTTGAAAGGGTTTCAAAAAGTCCAAAAGGGTGAAGGTCTGTTCTTTTCCCCAAAAGTGGAGAGTTAAGCTTAGGAGAAAAAAGGATTTACAGTAATGCCGATTGAAAAAGTCGACATTGATGGTTTTACAATTATCAAAAAAATCGGCACCGGTGCACGCAGTCTGATTTATCTGGCTGTTGATGAAGAGTCCGGCCAGACGGTGGCGCTCAAACGGGCTGTGATGGAAACGCCCGAAGACCTGCGTATTTTTGAACAGATGGAGACGGAGTACAAGGTCAGCCGACAGATAGACCATCCCTATATCCGAAAATGTTATAAGATTCTCAGGAAACGGAAGCTCCTCAGGACGCAGGAGCTGCTGCTTTCGATGGAATATTTCGACGGGCAGAGTCTGGAGGAGCTGCCCGGCCTTAGTCTGGGCGACGTCCTTCTGGTTTTTCGAATGGTTGCCACCGCCCTTAATGCCATGCACCAGAAGGGGTATGTCCACTGTGACATCAAGCCCAACAACATCCTTTTCAGCAAAAAGGGGGCCATCAAAATCATTGACCTCGGTCAAAGCTGCAAAATCGGCGAGATTAAGAAGAGAATTCAGGGAACTCCCGATTATATTGCACCCGAACAGGTTCGGCGAGAGCATCTGAGTCATCGAACAGATATTTTCAATTTGGGTGCTACGATGTACTGGGCTTTGACGGGGAAAAACGTCCCAACCCTGATTCCCAAAAAGAATGAATACGGCTTTTCCGTTCCGGTAACCGCCGATTTCAAGTCGCCCAGCGAAATCTATAAAAAAATTCCTGCGGCCCTGTCTAATCTTGTGATGGACTGTGTGAAGGAACGGCCGGGAGACAGGCCCTCGAGCATGTCTGAAATTATTGCTCGTCTGGATGTGATGATTCGCGAAATCTTTGGAGCACGTCTGCAGAACCAGCAAAGCCATGTCGCAGCAAACAATCCAGCTGTATCTGAAGGGGGCTGAAGCCAATCAGTCCGACCCTTATCGGAAGGGCAATCTGATTGTCCTTCCTGAGAAAGGCCGAGTGATTGTCTCAGGCGATCTGCATGGTCATCGAAGGCATTTTGAAAAAATTGTTGACTATGCGGACCTTGAAAATCACCCTGAGACCCATGTGATTTTTCAGGAAATTCTTCACGGCGGACCGGAGGATGATTACGGCGGCTGCCTTTCCTATCGTTTGCTTCAGGATGCCATTCGCTACAAACTGCTTTATCCGGGCCAGGTGCATATTCTCCTGGGCAATCACGATACGGCCGTCGTCAATCAGGGAACCGTGATGAAAAACGGACGGGAGGTCAATGTGGCAATGCAGGAGGCAATGAAACGGGAGTACCAGGAACACTTCGGGCTTGTGCATCAGGCGATGGTTCATTACCTTCTGTCGCAGCCGCTGGCGGTCAAGACCCCCAATAAAATCTGGATTTCCCATTCTCTCCCTGCGGACCCTTATGTGGAGTCGTTCGATTTGGAGATTTTTAACCGTCCTTACACAGCCGAAGATACCCGCCGGCCCAATCCGGTATACCTCCTGACGTGGGGCAGGCATCACAGCCCCGAGGCCCTTTGCCGAATGGCTGAGCGTCTTGAGGTGGACCTTTTTGTGCTGGGGCACCAGCCGCAGGATGAAGGCTGGGCGGTCGTGGGGAACAATACCATTATTCTCGCATCCGAACACAGTCACGGCTGTCTGCTCAACTTTGAATTGGAACGGCTCTATAATATTGAACTGCTGAGCGAAAGGGTGGTTCCCCTCGCCTCTATTTTATAGTTTCTTTCGGCCGGGAGAATGTCGGCTGGATTCAGACCGTTTGGGATGTCCGGTTTGTTTTTTGGAATCGGCCGATTGATGAGGTTCGCCGGGCTCGGGTGTCACGGATTCTTCCGAGGGGCGGGGAGCGTTTGTTTTGCTGCCGATAATAACAATTTGATTTTTTCCCTGCCGCTTGGCTTCCAGCAGTGCCTCATCAGCCCGTTTCAGAAGTTCATCGGAGGTTTTCCCATCGTCAGGAAAAGAGGCCAGTCCGCCGCTGATTGTCAGCTGTCCCTGTCCTTCGGGTCCCAGCATCGTAAGCCGTGATGCCGAAATCTCTTTACGAAACCGCTCTGCCATAAAAAGCGGTTCACGGGGATGTCGGGCCGGATAATGCTGCCGTTCCTCGACCGGCGCGGCGCCGGCAGCTGCTCGTTGCTTTTCCGGCAGGTCCCAGAAAACAACCGCAAACTCATCTCCTCCGATACGGGCCACTACATCATGCGACCGACAGCAGCGGCGAATCATCTCGCCTGCTTCGATAAGCACCTTATCTCCGACCGGATGTCCGAATTGGTCATTATACTGTTTGAAGTTGTCAATGTCGAAGAGCAGCAGCGTTACCGGAAACTGATACTGCCGAGCCAAGGCCAGGACCTGAGCCAAAAACTGATTCAGATAGCGGCGGTTTTTCAGACCCGTTAAGTCATCCTCCGTTGCCAGTTTTTCCAGCTGGCGGATTCGT
The DNA window shown above is from Anaerohalosphaeraceae bacterium and carries:
- the cas5e gene encoding type I-E CRISPR-associated protein Cas5/CasD codes for the protein MTEANTLFLRLEGPLQAWGDTSKFVIRRTMEAPTKSGVLGLICCAIGLTRQEARKRLPELNRLAMGVRIDRRGTRWWDYHTVGAGIGMTTAGGGEKTGAQGTLITRREYLADASFLVALQGDADLIQKISNALASPKWPIYLGRKSCTPSVPILETPRKGDLWANPASHGDLNAALCAVPWRPRYKDDSIPNNGRTETIVEWRPATENDVAPENAEVWYDVPVCFEPPVHEPRLVLRGTVSPLLGEGMQEPLPDPPRPRANYQNAEYQKRRKERIQADAGLCVFCKSPGPRMTVQHVTYRRAGGNETLEDLRSLCGLCHDAVTMLEYGLGMGLDRINPEEPRWRDKIIQKRTEILKYRSLEIRRRLLAAEEVE
- the cas7e gene encoding type I-E CRISPR-associated protein Cas7/Cse4/CasC — protein: MLIEIHIIQNHSPANLNRDDLGAPKTCIFGGVSRARISSQCLKRSIRRSPEFAAALEEDGGVRTRRLIDLIAREAAGTNEQRYEQHCKTIRQVFEKGGVSIKKDENTFDILFFLPRSAIQEMGDAVRQGGQDLGNKFAEIMSRFVKTPDIALCGRMTEFDAKGPFDKLKGRFTVEAALSAAHAISTHAIVNEVDYFTAADDVPGPDAGAAHVNEAMFNSACFYKHFVIDFEQLKENLAGDADLACKTVNCFLKAAAKTNPSGKQHAFAAFNLPDGILVEVKTKSPTPVSYANAFADPVPEKPERGLIGESIARLGQYAHDLAAGYGIEAERFWFSPNLRYRLTWVDKSSKEHVQEKSVVDGNEFGEFDTFVQKIIEKVGATETLAEAEK
- a CDS encoding type I-E CRISPR-associated protein Cse2/CasB; amino-acid sequence: MNPTAEYIKKLSDLKEGEHSQLRSLAGRPLDETVQGFDLFSGLWWPLRAKNPATPRREPSWLVAKLFGSFRVPHIRPDSGAGPSLPEVLGCCEPHDEDDRRRFRDRFDALLCSSLSSLEPHLRWAMGEAARAVAGHVPHARNVKGIDWVQLLDDLSIWDRGKAHRRRRDVRDIWAETYLNTTDSKERRA
- the casA gene encoding type I-E CRISPR-associated protein Cse1/CasA, whose product is MDHPLTQGTYNLLEEKWIPVLYVNGKTERVGIWQALTDAHKIRQIAASNPMDRVALLRFLMAVLMWCKEDAKDALLKIAGISEDWLTKLKEHKTAFDLFDKKQPFMQDLTVKGEKANAATELIHDLPSGSALNHFRHTRDKVDGLCPACCAIGLIRWSCYATAGTKGRSKSMPASLNGNTPAYAFPVCNTLLQCLGESLKRLTTSPNDTLSWLSNNRPDKIGPLIALTWRSRSVLLTMPTENDGMSCSYCGANTGGLIREIRFQPGWRQIDPKQPGDADPHLVKGPVSYPSPNDNDSVEHSAMLWRNLMKGVFKPTDTYPINSVPHDVVVLGSVQALLKHCEMIRVKPVEGAVAKRVELTKHCADTLRFLVKSATLNQKTSKNDHQEINAAVVLLTPDTEAQIQTALEQTLPTEQNDSEADKKFLREIYEPLVEQIVASTVTGSPLHRRAAKERALALLNKKIDELVEKMDHLSTADSPGTAPAKKKRIRKKGDTK
- a CDS encoding site-specific integrase; this translates as MNAQKTTPIPKLRHHKATGQAYAVLSGRAVYFGPYGTAEANQRYHQAIAEWLAAGKQIDQSPNDITINEIIARFWKHAEGYYVRPDGTHTYEINNFRQALRPLQFLYGAAPAVEFGPRALLAVRHEMVQKGLCRNNINKMVSRIKLMFRWAAEKELIPAGVYHALQTVKGLPKGRCEARETAPIGPVPQEHIDAVQPYVSRQVWALIQLQLLTGARSGELVILRPCDIDMSGQIWLYRPAHHKTAHRGFCRTIYFGPRAQAVLRPFLLRPKEAYCFSPAEAMAGWRQQKFAGRKTPLHQGNTVGTNIKKSPKRQAGKHYTTTGYGHSIAKAIKKAFRPEGMSDEEFANWKPEQHWHPHQLRHNAATFLRKEFGLETARIILGHRSSAITEVYAEQDQQKAMEAIMRVG
- a CDS encoding serine/threonine-protein kinase; its protein translation is MPIEKVDIDGFTIIKKIGTGARSLIYLAVDEESGQTVALKRAVMETPEDLRIFEQMETEYKVSRQIDHPYIRKCYKILRKRKLLRTQELLLSMEYFDGQSLEELPGLSLGDVLLVFRMVATALNAMHQKGYVHCDIKPNNILFSKKGAIKIIDLGQSCKIGEIKKRIQGTPDYIAPEQVRREHLSHRTDIFNLGATMYWALTGKNVPTLIPKKNEYGFSVPVTADFKSPSEIYKKIPAALSNLVMDCVKERPGDRPSSMSEIIARLDVMIREIFGARLQNQQSHVAANNPAVSEGG
- a CDS encoding metallophosphoesterase, with amino-acid sequence MSQQTIQLYLKGAEANQSDPYRKGNLIVLPEKGRVIVSGDLHGHRRHFEKIVDYADLENHPETHVIFQEILHGGPEDDYGGCLSYRLLQDAIRYKLLYPGQVHILLGNHDTAVVNQGTVMKNGREVNVAMQEAMKREYQEHFGLVHQAMVHYLLSQPLAVKTPNKIWISHSLPADPYVESFDLEIFNRPYTAEDTRRPNPVYLLTWGRHHSPEALCRMAERLEVDLFVLGHQPQDEGWAVVGNNTIILASEHSHGCLLNFELERLYNIELLSERVVPLASIL
- a CDS encoding GGDEF domain-containing protein, whose amino-acid sequence is MMENSREKILLIGSPQKALMNPGSLDGASVCESILGGIEQAQSVSFETIAVVLSCIQGHPREAIEALRKSSPQSRILLLAEMLEEPLARELTGHRSRLEAVADDYLICPVRTEELVSVSPAKPAAQPLPPEREQYYQERIRQLEKLATEDDLTGLKNRRYLNQFLAQVLALARQYQFPVTLLLFDIDNFKQYNDQFGHPVGDKVLIEAGEMIRRCCRSHDVVARIGGDEFAVVFWDLPEKQRAAAGAAPVEERQHYPARHPREPLFMAERFRKEISASRLTMLGPEGQGQLTISGGLASFPDDGKTSDELLKRADEALLEAKRQGKNQIVIIGSKTNAPRPSEESVTPEPGEPHQSADSKKQTGHPKRSESSRHSPGRKKL